Within the Medicago truncatula cultivar Jemalong A17 chromosome 4, MtrunA17r5.0-ANR, whole genome shotgun sequence genome, the region GTTGTAAATTTACCGGGTTACTACAAATCGGAAAGTTGAAAGTGAAATTAGGTTTAAGCGAACCTACGTACCCATTGTTAGTTACAACACAGATTTGGTATGAAGTCGTCGCGGTGGTTGTTTTCCATATGTGAATCAAGGAAACAAAAACAACGCCgtgagatgaagaagaagcttATCAGTGATCCTCGATTTGTAGGAATGCACACAGACCCTCGTTTTCGAGAGGCTCGAAAGGATGAAACAAAAGTGGCAATTGACTCTCGCTTCAAGCACATGTTCAATGACAATTCTTTTTTCTCTTATTCTGCACCAATCGACAAGAGAGGCAGGTATATAGAAAACAACCTCACTTTAAAATCTGATTTTCTTCGCCATTACTAcaaagtagaagaagaagaagaagaaggaaaagaggAATTGATGGATGATAATGATAAAGCAGCAGAGAATGAATCAAATTCTACTACAGACGAAGAAGAAGATACATACACAGATGAAGATACTGACACACTTGATATGCAGGTACTTTTATGCCCAAACTGAGATACTTGCAGGGACCAAGcacatgtttaaatttttttttccttcgttattagtgtttttgttgttattaaatAGGATCAGGAAGACGAGGTATCGGTGATTGATAAAGATACTTATAGGCTTGCTGTTGTCAACATGGACTGGAACTATGTGAAGGTGTGCATAAAcgtataataattttttcttttttttaatttaaatgctAAGAGTTGAAACatttgattttgtcaaaaatgtttttttttttttttgtaggctGTTGACTTGTATGTAGTATTCAATTCATTTGTCCCACCTAATGGAATGATCAAATCTGTAGCTATCTATCCAACTGAGTTTGGCCTTCAACGTTTGAAAGAGGAGAATATTCATGGACCTGTTCTATTTCACAATGAAAATGATATAAGTGATGAAGATATCAATGAGAATATGCGTGCCTATCAGAAGAGCATGATGCGGTATATATAATAACCATAAAACTGACTTGTGCCGTGACACATTGGCCTGAATGGCATATAGATAAAGCTCTTCAATTTGATTTCAGCTTGAATCAAGCAtaactttataataataataattttatcagTTTCATAGTGCTTCTTACCAACATTTAGAATTGAAGATTGTTGAACTTCCTTTTAAGCATTCATTGTATCATTCTGTAAGTATTGCATGGTGTTCCAAGCTTACTTTAACACTGAAGAGTAATGTGTAAACATGGAGACTTAAAAATATcgttcttttttcttcttcatacctTTCTTGTCGTGTAGCAAACGATCATTGTGGTCTATTATATGTTTTAGTGTCACACATGCTTTGTTTGATAGACATTACACTCCTTAAAACACATGGTAAGCAATCAAGACATGTATAATtcatattattgtatttttgtcTGCAGCATGGATTTTTTAACTGTAATGATGGTAGATATACTTGCATCCCCAATGTATATCTTAgaatatttaatcttttttttttttttttattctgcaTTCCTGGTTCAGTATTTTGATAGATATGTTTACTGTGTCCTATGTGCATCTCTCTTTTTTCCGTAACTCGATTCTTTATCTCATTCTCCAGGTTCTATCATGCTGTGGTGGAATGTGACTCAAGTACCACAGCAGCTCACATTTACAAAGAATGTAATGGTCTTGACTTTTTATCCACTCCACTTGATTTAAGGTTTATTCCTGACTTTTGGGAGTTCAAACAGGAGTCTGAGGATGTCGTGACTGAGGTATATAACACATGATATGCTTATTTATGCTCTATGATAATAATTGGTATATTTTGACTCCTATCAATGCTCAGGTACCTGCAAACTACGTAGTCAAAGATTTCGGTCCTCGAGCACTTCAGCACAGTAAAGTTGATTTTACTTGGGATGATGATGACCCCCTTCGCAAAAGGACCTTGAGACGGAAATTTACTGATGAGCAGGTTAGCACTGCCCTAGTCTATGGTAAACAACATCTAATGGATACCGGAAAAAATGGAGTTAAACATAGTATTGTAATTCGCAGTATTAATTGTGGAAATCCAGGCTTGTATCACTATGATGATATCAGGTCTTGGTTTCTGAAGACAATAGGAAATGTAGAAACAATGAAAAACACGGTAAGGgaaatataagttaaaaaatttaggaaaaagaaaattatgtcaCGACCCAAAATTTTAATCGTGACCGGCGCACTGACCAATATCTCATAGTTTGGCAATATCTCATGGTCATGCTCTCTTTTTGGGGGGAAACCATACATCAATATCCTACAAACAAACGTCGTTGTTCATTCCTTTCCACTAGCAGTTGTTTCTACTCCATGTAATAAATGTTTGCACTTGATAATACCCCTTTCCTTCATCTTGCAAGGCCTTCCCTTAATCATGGTTCACGAAGAGGCTTCCCTTAATCATGTTTATTGCGCTAACACttgtaaattatgaacaaaCCAAATGACACCAACATAAAagctaatataatataaattcttatctttttcaatgacaccaataatataacattattgtAGGtgaatttgtttaagggtataactGGAAGAATGAAAAACCCAACCCAAAATCACCTATCCCCTCTATATTGTTATAGATAGATAACATGCTTTAGAGCTTTCATAACTTGCAGTATCGATGTATCCTGTGCATGTGTctattttgttaattgttaagTATCTGAATGGCAGAAGAAACTGAGAAGAATTCATATTCTCATgtatcatttttatatttatcttttgaaATTTGTTTCATACTAAAAtgtactttttcttcttttcccaTATGCTAATAATAGCTTGCTCAGTTAGAATGGAAAGATTACTTGGCTTCGGATGCGAGTGAAAGTGATGATAACACCGAGGCTGATGATCAACTTGATGAAAAGGCTAGAAAACAATCTATATATCTTAATTTGGTCTATTCGGGCAATGGTTCAGATGAAGATGCTGAACATGACATTGGCCAAGAGATGGAGGTGACCTTCCATTCAGGATTGGAAagtctaaataaaaaattaatggaaaAGAAGGATAAGGAAACAGTTTGGGAAGCATCTCGAAGGAAAAGGCATGAGAAAAAGAAGGCCAAGAAGAACAAATCGAAGTATTCATCAGATGATGATAGTGATCAACAAGTTATTGAAGCAGCAAATGAGTTCATTGAGGAACCTAGTGttaagaagaggaagaagacaGAAAAGAGTAAAACTGACAATCATATGGATATAGTTGCTGTTGACAAAGCAAGCAAAGAAGAGCTTGAGTTATTGCTTGCTGATGACAAGGCGACAGAAACTGGTCTCAAAGGATATagtctaaaatttaaaaaaaggaaGGACAAAATGGGAAAGGAGAATGTTATTATTGATGAGGGTAAAGTTCCAAACAGTACATATAGTGATGATCCACGTTTTGCACATTTTTTCTCTTCTCCTGACTATGCTATTGATCCCACCGATCCACAATTTAAAAGGTATTTTTTGTGTTCTATAAACATTGTATTGTTGCTTCTATTTAAGCTATTACAAGCAGCTGCCAACAATTTACTCAATAGTGGACAGGAGTAATTAAATATGGCAGTTATGTTTACTTTTTATCGTTCAACACATATTCGGTTCGGCTTTTCTATATCTATCATCATTGATGAAAACATCAATGGTTTATCTTGTATGCACATgtataacaaatcatgtgtgTGTGTTTAACACTCAAGTCAGAGGACTCAAATCCATTCATAACTGGTTGTTCTGGTACTATTCTCTTGCTTAGCTTAAAGGTTGACATTGAAATGGTCTCTGAAATGTATTTTCTGCAGTTCAAGATGTTTGTATATAGAAAACTCACTTTTAATTGTGGATGTTATCAGGAGTGCTTCATATGCCAGGCAGCAGCTAGCACGCAAGCAGAAGGGTCAAATGGAATTATCAGTTCCCAAAGTAATGCAAATGCCTTCTGAAAATGCTGGAAATGGCATGATGGAGAAGGATGAGAAAGAAGGATTGCTTGTttttaaatcaacaaaaaaagatgaagacGAGCTCTCGTTTCTTGTTAAATCCGTCAAGATGAAATCAAAGCATATCCTTAATAGTAAGACAAGGAAAGATGGAAAGTCACAATTTGATGGTGTGGAGAAAAAGAGGCAGCACTAGTTCTCTCATTTCTTGTTTATCATATATTTATggatcttgttaacgagtgtcacgggacactctttaaacattctaaactaagtaattattttttaaaagtatttaacttttcaattttcaatatatcGATTACACTAACTTTCATAAAAGTTTATTATTTATGGTCCTTAAGTATATCcgacactagttaacattttcctacttttattataaaatgtttagctttaatttttttcaataggttttttttagggaatttccAATGGGTTTTGTTTTAGATTGTAGTAACTGAAAATCGAAATAAACATTCTTTTGCAATTATGTTGGTTTTTTGTGCAGATTTTTGCAGTAACGATCTTAGTATCTTCTACTTTGGTTTTAGTCATTGTACAGTAAGTAACGATTTTCCCTTCTTTTAACTTGGTTCAATTAAGTGGAAAAGTTTCCATTCAATACAGCAAGCAAGGTCGATTAGTAgataattttgtctttttcaatCAGAAACTGATTTATTTGGCAAAGGAGAACATGTGTTTGTGGGAGCTTCAATAGAGAAGATGAAATGTGAAAACCTGAtttgattaataataaaaaaataaaaaaatggcaacACATGTTAACAggtaaaatgaattaaaaaagtgGATGACATGGTTAATTATGATTGGATGTTTTAAAAGAGAGTGTTAGTGAATGTGACCCTAGCATTTATCTTGGTACAGATCATTCTTTGGTAAAGTGATAACAATTAAGAGATGTCGTTGGAAACAGGGAATGAGGCTGAAGCTATGTGCATGCATCCGGAAACTAACATGCCATTTAATGTACCAAGGAAATTGGAAAGCCATTGCAAAAGGCATTAAGTGTAATGTaggaaattttgaaaatgcatCGTGTGCTGTGTTACGTTATAGCAAACAGATGAGCATTAAATGTAGAAGATCAACGGTTGATGTTGAATGGCGCCTAAATAATCAGCATCTAGTGGCCTGCAAGGAGGAGGGAAAAATGAGGGGGGAAAATTAGTGTTAAGGATAATTTTAGGGGATAAGCTTTAGAGATTCTTATCATGGTTCAGTtgactaattattttttttttttctttcatgaatACATTTTTGGGTGATCATAAAGATATTTTTCGAATGCACTGCTATGTGTTGTTGAGGATGCTAATAAGCTGGGGGTTGTCTCTGATATACTCATAGATGTCTAAGTAAATGAAGTGGAGAAGAATTCAAAACAAGATATAAGAGTTGTATAAATTGCAAAGataaggtttaaaaaaaaaaaaaaataccttttttttattgctaaGATGAATttaatctttctttttatttccgtgatagttttttaatgtctaaGTAACACAAAGATATTTAGGGCCTGTTTGATTCCCTTTTTGAATacagtttttcaatttttgaaaattaaaaaagaataaaacttGTTTGATTACTCTTTTGTGATTGATAGTTTTAAAAACTGTTCTCCtgtttctcttttttaaaactGAGAAATGGAAACACCAAAAACGTGTTTtgcttttctgtttttgattttCACTCTAAAAACACGGAAAATTATGACAAATTTcattaatgacaattttgtaaatataCAACAAGTTTTATGAAAATTGAACACGACCGAGTCAAGTGGAACTATCAAAcagtatttcttttttattgttttcttaaaaatagttttttaaaactGATTTTCAATTGagtatttaaaaactaaaaatcaaaacccAATCAAACAGGCCCTTAGTCTTCCATTCTTGCTCACCATGTCAGCTTCTATCTTGCAAATTTCATAGCAATTGATTTATATTGTTAActattatcttatcttattattGTGATGCAAGTTAAGCTGTACTCCCTAAGTTCTAATTTATAggcaaaaaatattaatttacacttattattaagaaaattaacatttagtgatttgagatatgattttttgtgttttttttttaataagtttcatggaaagatgtaaaaataatttttaattgttaaaaattatggaaaaaataaaaagaagaacaaattaaatgcaacttgcatttaattttacattggaaaagatgatttgtttgaaataacataaaaatagcataaaagttggtctgttatgcttatattttgagataaagaaaatgaaatttttttgcttatattttaggacggaggaAGTACAGCTTTCTCTTATCATGGTGTCAAACTTTTTTGAAGAGAATTTCTAATATTGTTATTATGTTTTGCTATTGGAATACAACACAAAGatgtcaaaaatgaaaatttattatttgtaatttaaaacGGGAAATTTTAACTGGCTATATTAACTAAGTTATATTAATGAATGTTGGCTCATTTAATATGGAATTGGTGTAAGACTTGGATCAAATTTCAAAGagtcaatttttgtttgttttatttgcaatgactattaacaagagtTACTTTAAGAGATGGATTGAATACGtaaaaaaaagggaagaaaaaaaaaagatgggtTGATGATAACCGATGATGAATGTGAAAATACTAATGTCACTTCAAatgtcatttttataatatttcgTAATGTATGATAACTAATGTAAAATGTACAGtttttaaactatattaatgtcaagatgatatgattaatgtaatacatttttatcatgtgaatatttcatatttcttttttttatcatgatatAACTTATTCTTACATATTTTAGTCGGTCTGCACGGGTCGATGGTCTAGTTataataaaggcttaattgcacttttggacctctatgtttccaaaagttgtggttatggacccctaactaatttaaatacaaaacagccccttatgttttgattctttagcagttttggacccctaaggcaaaaaaaataaataaaaaatcacacgtgacacctcacttagggtgccacgtcagcgttgaccgagtcaacaatggactgggggtccaaaactgccaaagaatcaaaacatagggggttgttttgtatttaaattagttaggggtccataaccgcaacttttggaaagataggggtccaaaagtgcaattaatcctataataaattgcatacgcttgatttcttttttaactttaagatgaataaattatttgatataGTAAAAAAAGTCTTTCATTGAAAATTCAAAGTTGATCGATTAAATATAACACTTGTaagtattatttaattttttttttactattaaaataatataataattgaatagagaaaaaaattagaattaattGTGTGTGCGAGACCCACTTGTAATAGGAGAGAGAGTGCGCCTATAAAAGCACTCATCTCTATATAGTGGTGGATCTTCAGCCATGGTACCCCCATATAATCTATAAATACTAGAGTAGGTGTCTTCTATCATGTGTATTGTGTGAGCCACAATGGAAATAGTGGAAATAGATTCCTTTTTGTTACACAAGGTCATGAGTTCGAGTACCATTGCCTCCTTTTCatgcatttaatgtttttattttattttatttcacaaaaaaagGCTTTGCCCAAAGTTGAACATCCAACCAAGGGGTACCACTTAAGCAAGCTAAACCACTACACTAcaactttaaatttatatacttgctatgaaacaatttttatacATTCTAAGAATATTTGGCACCCCCGACAAAATCAGCCAAGATCCGCCACTGTCTCTATAGGCACCCAATTAATTGACGTCACAATGGTGTTGTTTATTTAGTTTGGTGCTAAATATGGGAAGAACCTGCCAttgtcttataaaaaaaaatttcattcattggaacaacaaaacaataaagaaaaaagcaataaaataagaaagagtcaatgacattaaaataaaatgtctagcaaaaacaattatagaaggaaaaaacatcaaatatctGTAATATTCTCATTCATTCATCAATGCACAACGTATATTGGGTACAACAATTCAACAGTAAGTGCTCATGGATCCTTTGCCAAATCCCTGCCAAAAATGAAGTAAAAGAAATGACAATTTTGAAAGCACTTTTGGGGACAATAAATGTATGGAACTGAAAATATGCATGTTAAATTCAAACTTTTGACTGTTACACAGGAGC harbors:
- the LOC112421236 gene encoding pre-rRNA-processing protein ESF1; amino-acid sequence: MDWNYVKAVDLYVVFNSFVPPNGMIKSVAIYPTEFGLQRLKEENIHGPVLFHNENDISDEDINENMRAYQKSMMRFYHAVVECDSSTTAAHIYKECNGLDFLSTPLDLRFIPDFWEFKQESEDVVTEVPANYVVKDFGPRALQHSKVDFTWDDDDPLRKRTLRRKFTDEQLAQLEWKDYLASDASESDDNTEADDQLDEKARKQSIYLNLVYSGNGSDEDAEHDIGQEMEVTFHSGLESLNKKLMEKKDKETVWEASRRKRHEKKKAKKNKSKYSSDDDSDQQVIEAANEFIEEPSVKKRKKTEKSKTDNHMDIVAVDKASKEELELLLADDKATETGLKGYSLKFKKRKDKMGKENVIIDEGKVPNSTYSDDPRFAHFFSSPDYAIDPTDPQFKRSASYARQQLARKQKGQMELSVPKVMQMPSENAGNGMMEKDEKEGLLVFKSTKKDEDELSFLVKSVKMKSKHILNSKTRKDGKSQFDGVEKKRQH